ATCGGTGCGCGGGGTGAGCCTGCCGGATTCGGGCAGCATCGATGCGAGCGCGGGAATGCTGCTGCGCAGCCATGGTTTCGGTACGGCAGTACTCGCCGACACCGCCGTCGCGCCGGAGGGCACCGCGGGCACCTCGGAGGTATCGCAGCAGACGGCGACGCGCGGCGACACCAAGACACAGACCACGACGACCCAGGTGCCCGACACCGGCGCCCCGGAAGTGGTGCGTCTGCCCGCGATCACCGCTCCGGTGCCACCGGCGCCCGCCGGTCCCGAACCCACCGCCTCGGCCACCTCGCACGGCCAGCCGCCGAGCAGCGCGGGAGCGTCCAGTACCGCGGCCACGCCGAGCGGCACGTCGGTGCCGAACAGCGGGGCCGCGCCGAACGGCGCGCAACCCACCCTGCCCGCGGGCGATGCCGCGCTGCACGCCGCGACCTTCGATATCTGGTCCGCGACGGCGCTGGCCGCGGTCGGCTCGTCCAACCCGCCGACCCCGTCGTTCACGCCCGCCTCGGTGCGCTACGAGGTCAGCAACGATTCCCGCGCCGCCCGGCTGCAGGACGCGCTGGGCGCCATCTCCTGGTCGGCGCTGAATCCGCAACCGGACCAACCGCGTTCGATGCTGCTCGTCCCGCCGCAGCAGTGGGGCGCGAACCGCGAGGAGGGCAAAGCGCTGCTGCGCCAGCTCGAACTGCTACTGCGCGCCAACCTGGCAACCCCGCGGCCGTTCCAGGAGCTGGTCGCGCAGCCGACCGACCCGAAGCCCTATGAGCTGGACTATCTGGCCCAGGCCGAACAGGACGCGGTGCCCGGCCGGTTCCTCGATCCGGTGCGCGATCAGGGCCGGCGGATCAGCGAGTTGATGCGGGCGATCGTCGATGTGCCCGAGATCAAACCGAGCCCGGCGGAGTTCCTCACGCCGCTGCGCGACGATCTGATCCGGGTGCTGAGCTCCTCGGACCGGCGCACCGGCGACGCCACCCAGGCGGACACCTTCGCCCAGCGCCGGATCGACCAGACCACCCGCACGATGGACAAGCTCTATCGTTCGGTGACCGTGCTCCCGCCGGGCGGGGTGTACACGCTCGCGTCCGAGCAGAGTCCGTTGCTGCTGGTCGCGCGCAACGATCTGCCGGTGTCGATCCGGATCAAGTTCCGCATCGAGGCGCCCCGCGAGACGAAGATCACCGACCTCGGCGAGCAACAGCTGCCCCCGCGCGGGACACGCTCGTTCCAAATCCCGACCGAGGTGAGCGACAGCCGTAACCTGGTGATTCCGATCTCCCTTACCACACCCGACGGCATCCCGCTGGGCGATGCCACGCAGGTCTCGGTGCGTTCGAACGCCTATGGTCAGGCCCTGGCAATAATTACGGCATGCGCCGCCCTGCTGCTGTTCCTGCTGATCGTGCGCCGCTTGTGGCGGCGGTTCCGCGGTCAGCCCGACGTCGCCGACGAGGGGCTCGATCCGCCGCTGCGCCGACGGGTCATCCGCTACGGGCGCGCCAAGCAGCGGGCCATACAACAGCAGGAGCACCAGGAGGCACAGTGAAGGACGGTGATCTAGCGTCCTCCGCTGTCGCCCGACCCGCCCGTCGCGTGCTGTGCGCGGGCACCAGCCCCGGCTACCGGATTTGGACGTCCGGCAAACCACAGTGGCAGAGTGGAGGACAATCGCTGGAGGCTCGCAGCAGCGCAGGGGTGGTGCGAGTGATGGGCAGTACCAGGAGGAACGGTGAGCGAGACAGTACTTCTGCCGCTCACCGACCGGATCGGCCCGAGCAGTCCCGCCGGGGCACGGACGCGGCGCGTAACGATCCCGCAGCACTGCTCGTCGGCGCCGACCGGGTGCGGCTGTCCCGCGGAAAACAGGAGGCATGATGAGCGACGATGATCCATCGGCGCATCGGCCTCGATCCGATCGGCGCGACGGGCCACCGGCCCGTCGGGCGCCGGTTGCGCCGTGGGAACGGCTCCCGCCTCAGGCGGAGGCGGAGGAGCCGGATATGACCCCCGGCCCCTACGACGCCCCGCCGCCGCGGGTGCCGCAGGTCAGTCGTCCGTCGGCACCGCCGCAGCGGATACCGCCGGGACAGCGCGTGCCGCCCGGACCCGCGCAACGTCCGCCGGGTCCGCCCCAGCGGCCCGCGCCCGCACCGCATCCCGGTCAGCGGCAGTACCCGGCGCAGCAGCCACCGCCCGCGCCACCGCAGCAACCGCGCCCGGCACCGAGCCAACGTCCCGGTCCGCCGCCCGGTCAGTCCGGTGGGATGCCGGTGGCACCGCGGCCCGCGCCCGGCGCACCACGCCCCAACCAGCCCGGCGCGATGCCGGCCGCGCCGCGCCCGGGTCAATCCGGCGCGATCCCCGCCAGTGCGCCGCGATCCGGTCCGATTCCGGCCGCCCCCGCGCGCCCGGCTCCCGGCGCGCCGCACCCTGGACAGCCCGATCCGGTTCCCGGTGGTGCGCCCCAGTCCGGCCGCGTGCCGCCGCCACGGTACGCCCCACCGCAGGCACGGCCCGAGCCGTACCCGCCGCCGCGCCGCCGCCCACCCGCGGCCCGGGACGCACAGCCGGTCGACGTGGCCAAACGCCCGCGCACGCAGGAGTGGCCCGCCGCCACCGCGACCAAAGAACCCGAGCAGAGCGCCAATTCGCGGCTGCTGAAGGACTCCGGCTCGATCGCGATCGCCACGCTGATCAGCCGGCTCACCGGTTTCGGCAAGCAGCTGCTGCTCGCGACCGTGCTCGGCCCCGCCATCGCCAGCGCGTTCACCTCGGCCAACCTGATCCCGAACATGATCACCGAGCTGGTGCTCGGTGCCGTGCTCACCGCCATGGTGGTGCCGACGCTGGTCCGCGCCGAGAAAGAGGACGCCGACGGCGGCGCCGCGTTCGTGCGCAGGCTCGTCACCGCGGCGTTCGTGGTGCTCGCCTTCGCCACCCTGCTGGCCACCGCGACCGCGCCCATCCTGGCGACCCATGTCTTTGTCGCGGCCGACGGCAAGGTCAACACCGCGCTGACCACCGCGCTGACCTTCCTGCTGCTGCCCGCGATCCTGTTCTACGGCATGTCCGCGCTGTTCACCGCGATCCTGAACACCCGGCAGGTGTTCCGGCCCGGTGCCTGGGCGCCGGTGCTGAACAACGTGGTGGTGCTGCTGGTCCTCGGCCTGTACGCGCTGACGCCGGGAGAGATCACGCTCGATCCGGTGCGGATGAGCGATCCGAAACTGCTCGTGCTCGGCATCGGCATCACGCTCGGCGTGGTGACCCAGGCGCTGACCCTGGTCCCGGCGATCCGCCGGGAGGGCATCGACCTGCGCCCGCTGTGGGGTGTCGATACCCGGCTCAAGCAGTTCGGCATGATGGGCCTGGCCATCATCCTGTACGTGCTGATCAGCCAGTTGGGCTTGATCTTCGCCAACCACGTCGCCTCGGGCGCGGACGAGGCCGGCCCGGCCATCTACTCCTACGCGTGGCTGCTGCTCCAGCTGCCCTACGGCGTCCTCGGCGTCACCGTGCTCACCGCGATCATGCCGCGCCTGAGCCGCAACGCGGCCGACGGCGACACCCCCGCAGTGGTCGACGACCTTTCCGTCGCCACCCGCTTGACCATGATCGCGCTGTTCCCGGTGGTCACCTTCATGACGATCGCCGGGCCCGAGCTCGGCCAGGCGCTGTTCGGCTACGCCCGATTCGCCGGTGACGCGCAACGACTCGGCCATGCCGTCAGCTGGTCGGCCTTCGCGCTGATCCCGTACGCGCTGGTGCTGATTCATCTGCGGGTGTTCTACGCCAGGGAACAGGCGTGGACGCCGACCTGGATCATCCTCGGCATCACCACGGTGAAGACCATCCTCTCGGCGCTGGCCCCGGTGATCGCCAGCGACAGCGACTCGGTCGTGATCGTGCTCGGTGTCGCGAACGGGCTCGGTTTCACCGCGGGCGCGGTGATCGGCGGATACCTGCTGCACCGCAGCCTCGGCGATCTACGGATGGCCAATGTCGGGCGCACCGTCACCCGGGTGGTGCTCTCCTCGCTGGCCGGCGGCGCCGTCATGTGGATCGTGGACCGGGTGCTCGGGCTCGAACGACTGACCGATTCGTTCGGCGGTCCCGGCTCGCTGATCCGAGTGGCGATCACCGCCGTCGTCATGTTCACCGTGGCGTTCGGGCTGATGCGCCTCGCGGGTGTGCCGGAGGTCGTCGGCATCACGGTCGCGATCTCGCGCCGCCTCGGCTGGACGCCGCCCGCCCCCGATCTCGATCTCGACGGACCGGTCGACGATCCGTACCCGACCCAGATTCTGCGCAGGCCGGACCCGTATCCGGCCTACCCCGCCTTCGATCCGTACATGGACGCTCAGACCATGGTCCTACCGGTGATCAGAGCCGATGCCGTTGACATCACCGGCATGGGCGAGTTCCCGTACCCTGTTCGGCAGAGAAGCACAAGTGGCGAAATCGCCGGAACCTCGACATACCAGGGCGAAGGAGGACCGAGGGTGAGCGACGACGCGGTGGGCGGCGTCCCAGCCGCTGATTCTTCTGCGACCACGGCAGGCGGGCTTTCGACCGACGCTCCGCCACCCGGTGGCGAGCCGTCGGATCCCGCGTACGCGAACCGCGAGCTCGGTGCCGGTCCACCGGCGGACGAGGCGGGTCCGCGGGAACAGCAGGCAGGTCCACCGGAACAGCACGAGCGCCAGAATCAGCTGCCGCCACGCGACCCGATGTACGACACCGGGATGATCCCGATCGGCGCGCCGGAGATGCCGCCGCTCGGTGGCGACACCCCAGGCGGACGCCGGACGCCGCGCGGCCCCAAGCTGATTCCCGGCGCGTCGGTGGCCGGCGGCCGCTACCGGCTGCTCGCCGGGCACGGCGGCGCCCGCGGCCTCAAGTTCTGGCAGGCGCTCGACATCAAACTCGACCGTGAGGTCGCGCTGACCTTCGTCGACGCCGACCAGAAGTCGGCGGACAACTCCGGCCACGACGGCCCGCAGGCGATCCTGTCCCGCACGCTGCGCCTCGGCCGGATCAACTCGCCGGGCCTGGCCCGCGTGCTCGACGTGGTGCGCGGCAGCTCGGGCGGCATCGTGGTGGCCGAGTGGACGCCGGGTCGCTCGCTGCGCGAGATGGCCGAGACGGTGCCCTCGCCGATCGGCGCCGCGCGGGCGATCCGCGCGCTCGCCTCGGCCGCCGAACTCGCGCACCGCGGCGGCGGCTCGCTGTCCATCGATCATCCGGACCGGGTGCGGATCAGCGCGTCCGGCGACGCGGTGCTGGCCTTCCCCGGCACGCTGTCCGATTCTGACGCGCAATCGGACGTGCGCGGCCTCGGCGCCATGCTCTACGCCCTGATCACCGCCCGCTGGCCGATCCGCTCCGGCGGCGTCACCGGCACCGCCGCGACCGTCGGAGGGTTGCGGCTCGCCGACTTCGGCCCGGACGGCACACCCGTGGAACCGCGCCAGATAAGACCCGAGGTGCCGTTCGAGATCTCGGCGGTCGCGGTGCGTTCGCTCGAATCGAACAAGGGCGTCCGTACCGCCGCGACCGTGCAGCACGTGCTCGAGCAGGCCTCGGTGGTCGATCAGAAGACCGATTTCATCCCGGTGCTGCGCCTGGGGCAGCGGGCCACGCCGCCGGCCCCCGACGACGAGTCGCTGGCCGATCCGGAACTGCTCGCGGCGGAACGGGAACGCTCCCAGCGGATGATGTGGATCATGGTCGGCCTGGGCATCCTGGCCGCGCTGGTGGTCGGCATCGTGATCTGGTGGATGGTCAGCGTGTTCGCGCCCGGCGCCTCGGACGCACCGCTGAACGAGCAGCGCAATATCGGCCTCACCACCAACAACGCTCCCGCACCGACGCCCGCCGCGGCAGGGCCCGCGGCCGGCACCGGGGGCGTGCAGGTTCCGGTGACCGGGGTGACGGTGTTCTCCCCGGAGGGCACCCCCGACGGCGTCGGCAACGTCAACGCGGTACTGGATCAGAACCCGGCCACCATGTGGCGCACCGACCAGTACTTCCAGCAGTTCCCCGCGCTCAAGAAGGGCGTGGGGCTGCTCGCGACGCTGCCGAGCGCGGCCAAGCTGACCAACGTCACGATCAATTCGCCGAGCCCCGGCACCGCCGTCGAGATCCGCACCTCGCCGACCGACTCGCCGACGCTGGACCAGACCCAGCTGATCGGCTCGGGCAAGCTCGTCGAGGGGCTCACCGATATCCCGGTCCGCACCGACCAGGCGGCCCGCTACGTGCTCATCTGGATCACCGGACTCGGCAACTCCGGTAGTCAGTTCCAGACCTCCATCGCCGATATTCGTTTGGATGCCACGCCTTAAGAGTTACTGATCGTCTCCCGCCGCACGTGAGTTGGCCGTGCCGGCGCCGCGCCCACATCTTCGGTCGCGCGGCTCATCTCCGAATCCTGTGCAGATAGTTGCTGCCGAATCGCGACTGACGATATGATCTCCTCGCGCTCTCGGCAGGGGAGCTTCCCAGGTTCTGGTGCCTCGATCCTGGATGCTGCGAAATTTCGGTAATGGTCCTCGATGTCCGTTGCCACCGTGAGCGCTGTCAAGGGGTTGGCATTGTCGTCCGATGTGAACGAGGATTTCCGCGGGGGGACGTCGCGGCCAGTCGCGTTCCGCGAACGCTCGTTCGTGGGCGAGGACTACAGCGACGTCGAGTTGCTGCAGGCGCATGTGCGCGGGGAGCGGCACGCCTTCGCCGAACTGCTGCGCAGGCATAACGACCATCTCTGGCAGACCGCGCTGCGCACCTCCTACACCCGCGAGGACGCGGCCGATTCGCTACAGGACGCACTGCTCTCGGCGCACCGCACCGCCGCCAAGTTCCGGGCCGAGGCCGAGGTGCGCAGCTGGCTGCACGCGATCGTGGTGAACGCCTGCCTGGACCGCATCCGGCGCAACAAGATCCGCAAGGCCGTCTCGCTGACGCCGGAGACCGTGCCCGAACCGCGGGACGAGCGCGACGCCGTCGCCGAGCTGGAGATGTCGCTCGTGGTCGACCACGCGCTGTTCTCGCTGCCCGCCGACCAACGCACCGCCCTGGTTGCGGTGGATCTGGAAGGGTATAGCGTGGCGGAGGCCGCCGCGATGCTCGGCGTCCCGGAGGGGACGATCAAGAGCCGCTGTGCACGCGGCAGGCAACGTCTACAAGAACGGCTGGAATTTCTGCGCGATCCGGGGAACCGGAAGTAGTTGAGATGCGTCATTAATAGTGACGAACCCGTTGACGATGTCCTAGTAAGTCCCCGGCCCCGAGGGGATCCCGCGATGTCAGATGAGAACACTGGAGGTGCGATGGCGACCCGGTCCGTGCCGCAGCCTCCGTTCTCGCCCGAACTCCTCGCCGACCTCCATGCCGGCAGTCTCGCGCCCGAACTGCACGAACAGCTGTGGCCCGCGGTCCGGCGCGACGGGGAAGCACTGCGTTTCGTGCACGCCCTGGACGAGGTCAGTGCCGACCTGCGCGCACTCGGCCGGTCCGAACACGTCATCCATCGAATGCCCGACGATGTCACGGCGCGGCTCATGGCCTTCGTCGACGAGCTGGACTCGGCTGAAGCGCCTGACGACGCAGCACCCGACGACGCGGGCGCCACGATCTATCGGCTGCCGGTCTCGGGCGAAAAAGACTATGCCACAGCGGTTTCCGACGGCTCCGTCGTCGCCGGGAACCCGTCGGCCGCCGAACCGGAGCCCGCGCTACCGGCCGCGCCGCCCGCCGCGCCCGTCTCGCTCGACGAGCGCCGCCGGCGCAGGCTGCGCTGGCTCACCGCCGCGGCCGCCGCGATCGCCGTCGTCGCGTGCGCCTCGATCGCGCTGACCGTCGTCCGGGGTAACGACGACACCCCGCCCATCGCCCAGCCCACCTCGGGCGGCACCGAGCTCGACGAGCCGACCGCGGCCGCGATGCTCACCGCGCTCGGCCGCAACGACGCCACCGGCGCGCTCAGCAACGCGGCAGCGCGCGAACGATGCGTGCACGCCAACGGCCTGGACCGCACTGTGCTCGGTTCGATGAACATCCGCTATCACGGTCAAGACGCCGTCCTGCTGCTGCTCACCGGCCCGCGCACGCCCAAGATCACCGCGCTGATCGTCGGAACCGGTTGCAGCACAGCAGATCCGCAGCACCTGACCGTGCAGGACATCGGCTGAGTGAGCCGGCCGACATCGCGTCGCCCGAGTGTGCCGGGCCACTGAGCCCAAACTCACCGCACACTCCACCAGCGCAGGAACAATAGCCATTACGCTGTTGTTGACCGAGACGTCCGTCGATATCTGCCTGGGAAGGGCCTCATGAGTGCGCCAGTACGTGACCTGATCATCGTCGGCTCCGGTCCCGCCGGTTACACCGCAGCGGTGTACGCGGGTCGTGCCGAGCTGCAGCCGTTGGTGTTCGAGGGCACCCAGTTCGGCGGCGCGCTGATGACCACCACCGAGGTCGAGAACTATCCCGGCTTCCGCGAGGGCATCATGGGCCCCGACCTGATGGAGCAGATGCGCGAGCAGGCCAAGCGGTTCGGCGCCGAGATCCGCACCGAGGACGTCGACGCCATCGACCTCAGCGGCCCGATCAAGACGGTCACCGTCGGCGACGAGACCTACCAGGCGTACGCGGTGATCCTGGCCATGGGCTCGGCCGCCCGCTACCTGAACATCCCGGGCGAGCAGAAGCTGCTCGGCCGCGGCGTCAGCGCCTGCGCCACCTGCGACGGCTTCTTCTTCAAGGGGCAGGACATCGTCGTGGTCGGCGGCGGTGACTCCGCCATGGAGGAGGCCACCTTCCTCACCAAGTTCGCCGCCAGCGTCACCATCGTGCACCGCCGCGAGGAGTTCCGGGCCTCGCGCATCATGCTGGAGCGCGCCAAGGCGAACGAGAAGATCAAGTTCGTGCTCAACGCCGAGATCGCCGAGGTCAACGGCGACACCAGCGTGACCAGCCTGACCCTGCGCGACACCCGTACCGGGGAAACCTCGGAGCTGGCCGCGACCGGGCTGTTCGTCGCGATCGGCCACGATCCGCGCAGCGAACTGGTCCGCGACCAGGTGGAGCTGGACGACGAAGGCTACGTGCAGGTCGTGCACCCCTCCACGGCCACCAAGGTGCCCGGCGTGTTCGCCGCTGGCGACCTGGTCGACCACACGTATCGCCAGGCGATCACCGCCGCGGGTACCGGCTGCCGCGCGGCCATCGACGCCGAGCGCTGGCTGGCCGAGCAGGGTGACATCACCTCGAACACCCTGGATCACGCCGGCAGCACGGTGGCCGTGCCCGCCAACTGACCTCTCGTCCCGAGAGTGGTCGCCCGCGTGGCCGAGAAGGCCACGGGGGCACCGCAATTCAGCAAGGAGAACATCCATGTCCGATAGTGCCAAGACGGTCGCCGGCAAGACGGTCACCGTGACCGACGCGTCCTTCGCCGACGACGTGCTGCTCAGCGAGAAGCCGGTGCTCGTCGACTTCTGGGCGGCCTGGTGCGGCCCGTGCAAGATGGTCGCCCCGGTGCTCGAGGAGATCGCGGGCACGCACGCGGACAAGCTCACCATCGCGAAGATCGATGTCGACGCCAACCCCGAGACGGCCCGCGATTACAAGATCCTCTCGCTCCCCACTATGATGCTGTTCCGCGGCGGTAAGCCGGTGAAGCAGATCGTCGGAGCGAAGGGCAAAGCCGCCCTGCTGCGCGAACTCGACGACGTCATCTGACCCCTGGCATTCGAATGCCATAGGCACCAAAGGTCGTCGGGATCGACCGACGCGCCGTAGGATGCCTGGACCCGGGAATGCCGAATTCCCGTCCGGGTCTGAGACAATCGACCGATGCCGGTCGTGCGAAGGTGTATCCCATCGCATGAGTGGGTACCCGGATTGACGCGGAAGGAAAGGGCTCTCACGCATGCACCGACTTCGTCACGGCGATAGCGGTCCAGCCGTAGCAGAGGTTCGGAGCACCCTGGCAAGTCTCGGGTTCTTGCACGCACACGTCGACGCCGATGGCGCCGACGCACGCGAGTACTGGAAGGACACCGAGGCGTCCTTCGACCATCGACTCGACTCGGCAGTCCGCGCGTTCCAGCAGCACCGCGGACTGCTCGTCGACGGCGTCGTCGGCCCGGCCACCTATCGCGCCTTGAAAGAGGCGTCCTACCGGCTGGGTGCCCGCACACTGATCTATCAGCTCTCCGCCCCGCTCTACGGCGACGATGTCGCGACGCTGCAGCGCAAACTGCAGGATCTCGGCTTCTACGTGCACCGGGTGGACG
This genomic stretch from Nocardia brasiliensis ATCC 700358 harbors:
- the trxA gene encoding thioredoxin, which encodes MSDSAKTVAGKTVTVTDASFADDVLLSEKPVLVDFWAAWCGPCKMVAPVLEEIAGTHADKLTIAKIDVDANPETARDYKILSLPTMMLFRGGKPVKQIVGAKGKAALLRELDDVI
- the sigM gene encoding RNA polymerase sigma factor SigM → MSVATVSAVKGLALSSDVNEDFRGGTSRPVAFRERSFVGEDYSDVELLQAHVRGERHAFAELLRRHNDHLWQTALRTSYTREDAADSLQDALLSAHRTAAKFRAEAEVRSWLHAIVVNACLDRIRRNKIRKAVSLTPETVPEPRDERDAVAELEMSLVVDHALFSLPADQRTALVAVDLEGYSVAEAAAMLGVPEGTIKSRCARGRQRLQERLEFLRDPGNRK
- a CDS encoding murein biosynthesis integral membrane protein MurJ, encoding MTPGPYDAPPPRVPQVSRPSAPPQRIPPGQRVPPGPAQRPPGPPQRPAPAPHPGQRQYPAQQPPPAPPQQPRPAPSQRPGPPPGQSGGMPVAPRPAPGAPRPNQPGAMPAAPRPGQSGAIPASAPRSGPIPAAPARPAPGAPHPGQPDPVPGGAPQSGRVPPPRYAPPQARPEPYPPPRRRPPAARDAQPVDVAKRPRTQEWPAATATKEPEQSANSRLLKDSGSIAIATLISRLTGFGKQLLLATVLGPAIASAFTSANLIPNMITELVLGAVLTAMVVPTLVRAEKEDADGGAAFVRRLVTAAFVVLAFATLLATATAPILATHVFVAADGKVNTALTTALTFLLLPAILFYGMSALFTAILNTRQVFRPGAWAPVLNNVVVLLVLGLYALTPGEITLDPVRMSDPKLLVLGIGITLGVVTQALTLVPAIRREGIDLRPLWGVDTRLKQFGMMGLAIILYVLISQLGLIFANHVASGADEAGPAIYSYAWLLLQLPYGVLGVTVLTAIMPRLSRNAADGDTPAVVDDLSVATRLTMIALFPVVTFMTIAGPELGQALFGYARFAGDAQRLGHAVSWSAFALIPYALVLIHLRVFYAREQAWTPTWIILGITTVKTILSALAPVIASDSDSVVIVLGVANGLGFTAGAVIGGYLLHRSLGDLRMANVGRTVTRVVLSSLAGGAVMWIVDRVLGLERLTDSFGGPGSLIRVAITAVVMFTVAFGLMRLAGVPEVVGITVAISRRLGWTPPAPDLDLDGPVDDPYPTQILRRPDPYPAYPAFDPYMDAQTMVLPVIRADAVDITGMGEFPYPVRQRSTSGEIAGTSTYQGEGGPRVSDDAVGGVPAADSSATTAGGLSTDAPPPGGEPSDPAYANRELGAGPPADEAGPREQQAGPPEQHERQNQLPPRDPMYDTGMIPIGAPEMPPLGGDTPGGRRTPRGPKLIPGASVAGGRYRLLAGHGGARGLKFWQALDIKLDREVALTFVDADQKSADNSGHDGPQAILSRTLRLGRINSPGLARVLDVVRGSSGGIVVAEWTPGRSLREMAETVPSPIGAARAIRALASAAELAHRGGGSLSIDHPDRVRISASGDAVLAFPGTLSDSDAQSDVRGLGAMLYALITARWPIRSGGVTGTAATVGGLRLADFGPDGTPVEPRQIRPEVPFEISAVAVRSLESNKGVRTAATVQHVLEQASVVDQKTDFIPVLRLGQRATPPAPDDESLADPELLAAERERSQRMMWIMVGLGILAALVVGIVIWWMVSVFAPGASDAPLNEQRNIGLTTNNAPAPTPAAAGPAAGTGGVQVPVTGVTVFSPEGTPDGVGNVNAVLDQNPATMWRTDQYFQQFPALKKGVGLLATLPSAAKLTNVTINSPSPGTAVEIRTSPTDSPTLDQTQLIGSGKLVEGLTDIPVRTDQAARYVLIWITGLGNSGSQFQTSIADIRLDATP
- the trxB gene encoding thioredoxin-disulfide reductase; the protein is MSAPVRDLIIVGSGPAGYTAAVYAGRAELQPLVFEGTQFGGALMTTTEVENYPGFREGIMGPDLMEQMREQAKRFGAEIRTEDVDAIDLSGPIKTVTVGDETYQAYAVILAMGSAARYLNIPGEQKLLGRGVSACATCDGFFFKGQDIVVVGGGDSAMEEATFLTKFAASVTIVHRREEFRASRIMLERAKANEKIKFVLNAEIAEVNGDTSVTSLTLRDTRTGETSELAATGLFVAIGHDPRSELVRDQVELDDEGYVQVVHPSTATKVPGVFAAGDLVDHTYRQAITAAGTGCRAAIDAERWLAEQGDITSNTLDHAGSTVAVPAN